A portion of the Drosophila sechellia strain sech25 chromosome 2R, ASM438219v1, whole genome shotgun sequence genome contains these proteins:
- the LOC6619140 gene encoding putative inorganic phosphate cotransporter has translation MRDSEKGPVIGMRHMQALLLFLAIVVNYTARLSVSVAIVAMTDAATTNLDFPEYNWNGVQQSYILSSFYWGYIVTQFPAGFLVRRFGAKAVLLVPTLATAVLSGLTPSCVAWGGWQAFCTIRIVEGLFQGLIFPCIHEHLAKWSPPEDRNRLGAFAYSGADCGSVLAMASSGLIANGSMGWPGIFYVSAGTCGLWCLLWVLLGANNAPSSRLIGSREREHIERSMKRQDGFHAQKIPIPWRAIWSSSPFYALLVVRSAQGWANSTMQLQTPSYMHGVLEMDIKSNALYSALPFLAMWGMSYVYLVFADVAMSRQWMSLTTLRKSINTVSYWGPAAALIGIGFLDKSQTTLAIALMTINAGLNAGSGIGSILTIIDMSPNHSGMLMAIVNGIGNIFPLLTPLLVGVIVTESDSRSQWQIVFAMTAVVFFIGNLVYLIWGTTDQQAWDAEDYLQAKDTESEPNAHQMEFQSRTDSEAKAEVKAE, from the exons ATGAGGGACAGCGAAAAag GACCCGTTATCGGCATGCGACACATGCAGGCCCTCCTCTTATTCTTGGCCATCGTCGTGAACTACACAGCCCGGCTCAGCGTTAGCGTGGCAATAGTTGCTATGACGGATGCGGCCACCACCAACTTGGACTTTCCG GAGTACAACTGGAATGGTGTGCAGCAATCATACATTCTGTCCAGCTTCTACTGGGGATACATCGTCACTCAATTTCCCGCCGGTTTCCTCGTTCGCCGCTTCGGGGCTAAGGCGGTGCTGCTCGTCCCCACGCTGGCTACGGCCGTCCTGAGCGGTCTCACACCGTCTTGCGTGGCCTGGGGTGGATGGCAGGCTTTTTGCACCATCCGGATTGTGGAGGGTCTTTTTCAAGGTCTAATCTTTCCGTGCATACATGAGCACCTGGCCAAGTGGTCTCCGCCAGAGGATCGAAACCGGCTGGGCGCCTTTGCGTACTCCGGAGCCGACTGCGGATCAGTGCTGGCCATGGCTAGCAGCGGTCTTATTGCGAATGGCTCCATGGGCTGGCCTGGAATCTTCTACGTGTCGGCGGGCACTTGCGGGCTGTGGTGCCTACTGTGGGTGCTGCTCGGCGCTAACAACGCGCCCAGTTCGCGGCTAATCGGTTCCCGGGAGCGGGAGCACATCGAGCGCTCTATGAAGCGGCAGGATGGCTTTCACGCTCAGAAGATTCCAATCCCGTGGCGGGCCATCTGGTCATCCAGTCCCTTCTACGCACTATTGGTGGTACGGAGCGCTCAGGGCTGGGCCAACTCCACCATGCAGCTGCAGACACCCTCCTACATGCACGGCGTCCTAGAGATGGACATCAAAAGCAACGCTCTCTACTCGGCCCTGCCCTTCCTGGCCATGTGGGGTATGTCCTATGTGTATCTGGTCTTCGCAGATGTGGCCATGTCGAGGCAATGGATGTCCCTAACCACGCTGCGCAAGTCAATTAACACCGTTTCCTACTGGGGACCTGCGGCGGCCCTTATTGGGATTGGCTTTCTGGATAAGAGCCAGACAACTCTGGCCATCGCACTGATGACAATCAACGCTGGCCTAAATGCCGGCTCTGGGATTGGCAGCATCCTGACCATTATCGACATGTCCCCAAACCATTCTGGAATGCTAATGGCCATCGTGAATGGCATTGGCAACATCTTTCCGCTTCTAACGCCCCTCTTAGTGGGAGTCATTGTCACTGAATCG GACTCACGAAGCCAGTGGCAGATTGTGTTTGCCATGACCGCTGTGGTTTTTTTCATCGGCAACCTGGTGTACCTGATTTGGGGCACCACCGATCAGCAGGCGTGGGATGCCGAAGACTATTTGCAGGCGAAGGACACGGAGAGCGAGCCCAATGCCCATCAAATGGAGTTCCAGTCAAGGACGGATTCAGAGGCAAAGGCGGAAGTAAAAGCAGAATGA
- the LOC6619139 gene encoding solute carrier family 2, facilitated glucose transporter member 1, with protein sequence MAKEPQFRGKCPNSPRFQEERPQWSWALNWAAIGSSLGAAVPVGYCTGVMNSPAELMRSWCNETLIASYDLNLSDAGLEILWSAIVSIFLVGGAIGSVVGATMANRFGRRGCFFICGLLLALGAISFYACRPLGSVELLLLGRMLVGLAGGLLTSFMSMWHSEISALSQRSTLAPLCPMGLTLGVVIAQVCSLRSVLGGPENWHLGLAFYGLLVLVCYAPFRWYPESPKWLFIVRGRKEDARRQLQLLRGYTAGSAALKAEMEEMEQESACEVQTSGLMQVLRDPQLRLPLIIVCAFLGGQQLSGINAIFYYSISIFRKAGLSSQAAEWANLGAGSLNLFASMLGPVLLERVNRRPLMLFSTFFCTVFLLLFAVMLFFIESYSWFGMGCIGCIFLYIFFFQFGLGPMPFFIGAELFELATRPAAMSLGSLAYWLCNFIIGMAFPTMQNLWGALVFLPFSVTCLLIFCLTKRYLPETRGRDPSEVAPLVALGFKSKVMLPKQTSI encoded by the exons ATGGCAAAGGAACCCCAGTTTCGTGGGAAATGTCCCAACAGTCCCCGTTTCCAGGAGGAGCGACCCCAGTGGAGCTGGGCCCTCAATTGGGCGGCAATCGGATCGTCGCTCGGCGCGGCGGTTCCCGTGGGCTATTGCACAGGAGTGATGAATAGTCCCGCTGAA CTCATGCGCTCCTGGTGCAACGAGACACTGATTGCCAGCTATGACCTGAACTTGAGCGATGCGGGTTTGGAAATACTGTGGTCTGCCATAGTCTCAATATTCCTCGTGGGAGGCGCCATCGGATCTGTTGTTGGAGCCACCATGGCCAACCGGTTCGGACGTCGCGGCTGCTTCTTCATCTGCGGCCTCCTTTTGGCGCTGGGAGCCATTAGCTTTTACGCCTGTCGACCCTTGGGTTCTGTGGAGCTACTGCTGCTGGGTCGGATGTTGGTTGGTCTGGCCGGCGGTCTGCTAACATCCTTTATGTCCATGTGGCACAGCGAAATCTCGGCTCTCTCCCAGCGCAGCACCTTGGCTCCCCTCTGTCCAATGGGCTTGACCTTGGGAGTGGTGATTGCGCAGGTCTGCAGCCTGCGGTCGGTGCTCGGAGGTCCTGAAAACTGGCACTTGGGCCTCGCATTCTACGGTCTTCTCGTGCTTGTGTGTTATGCACCTTTCAGGTGGTATCCTGAGAGCCCCAAGTGGTTGTTCATCGTCCGAGGTCGCAAGGAGGATGCTCGTCGCCAGCTTCAGCTACTAAGGGGATACACGGCTGGCAGCGCCGCACTGAAGGCCGAGATGGAGGAGATGGAGCAGGAATCTGCCTGCGAGGTGCAGACCAGCGGCTTGATGCAGGTCTTGCGTGACCCCCAATTGCGGCTTCCGCTGATCATCGTCTGCGCCTTTCTTGGTGGCCAACAGCTGTCTGGCATTAATGCT ATATTTTACTACTCAATCTCCATTTTCCGGAAGGCGGGTCTTTCAAGTCAGGCTGCTGAGTGGGCCAACCTAGGTGCGGGTTCCCTCAACTTGTTCGCCTCCATGCTGGGCCCCGTGCTGCTGGAACGAGTCAATCGCCGACCACTGATGCTTTTCTCCACATTCTTCTGCACAGTCTTCCTGCTTTTGTTTGCCGTAATGCTCTTCTTCATC GAGAGCTACAGCTGGTTTGGTATGGGATGCATTGGCTGCATTTTCCTGTACATTTTCTTCTTCCAATTTGGCCTGGGCCCAATGCCGTTCTTCATCGGAGCAG AACTGTTTGAACTGGCTACCCGCCCAGCCGCCATGTCGTTGGGAAGCTTGGCGTACTGGCTGTGCAACTTTATTATCGGAATGGCGTTTCCTACGATGCAGAACCTCTGGGGCGCCTTAGTTTTTTTGCCCTTCTCGGTGACATGCCTCCTCATATTTTGCCTGACGAAACGCTACTTGCCAGAGACGCGAGGACGCGATCCCTCAGAGGTGGCGCCTCTCGTCGCTTTGGGCTTTAAATCAAAGGTGATGCTCCCGAAGCAGACGTCGATTTAA